A section of the Falco rusticolus isolate bFalRus1 chromosome Z, bFalRus1.pri, whole genome shotgun sequence genome encodes:
- the LYSMD3 gene encoding lysM and putative peptidoglycan-binding domain-containing protein 3, giving the protein MAARAAGAGGGAALRTWRGGRHEARRQSRPRRMAGRGAGCGLQPPAVAQPPAGGHLHPFASAAGAEGEGPEEEGEVTELRPRGREKVRRSASRDRLDDIVLLTKDIQEGDTLNAIALQYCCSVADIKRVNNLINDQDFFALRSIKIPVKKFSVLTETHVSPKGRPVLRPAHCSPDVQETSPPDKFSTNETAGNFLKEVDRDIEEIVKCNDTKRENLNEVVSALAAQQIGFETDGKTKKSKDPYYGADWGIGWWTAVVIMLIIGIVTPVFYLLYYEVLVKADVSHHSTMESSHLFVTAASHQKQIENGINPLNVINVDNRGDLQP; this is encoded by the exons ATGGCGGCGCGCGCGGCCGGCGCTGGGGGCGGGGCCGCCCTGCGGACGTGGCGCGGCGGCCGCCATGAGGCGCGGCGGCAG AGCCGCCCGCGGAGGATGGCCGGTAGAGGCGCCGGCTGCGGCCTGCAGCCGCCGGCCGTAGCGCAGCCGCCCGCCGGCGGGCACCTGCACCCCTTCGCCAGCGCGGCGGGCGCGGAGGGCGAGGGGCCCGAGGAGGAGGGCGAGGTGACGGAGCTGCGGCCGCGGGGCAGGGAGAAGGTCCGCCGGAGCGCCTCGAGGGACAGGCTGGATGACATCGTCCTGCTGACGAAGGACATCCAGGAGGGGGACACACTGAACGCTATCGCGCTGCAGTATTGCTGCTCG gttgCAGATATCAAGAGAGTTAACAATCTTATCAATGATCAAGATTTTTTTGCCTTGAGGTCTATCAAAATCCCAGTGAAAAAGTTCAGTGTATTGACCGAAACACATGTCTCTCCAAAAGGAAGACCAGTCCTCCGGCCTGCTCACTGTTCCCCAGACGTGCAGGAAACGTCACCACCTGATAAATTCTCTACTAATGAGACTGCTggcaactttttaaaagaagtggaTCGAGATATAGAAGAGATAGTGAAGTGTAATGACACAAAAAGAGAGAATCTGAATGAAGTCGTCTCTGCCTTAGCAGCCCAGCAGATTGGGTTTGAGACTGATGgtaaaactaaaaaaagcaaGGATCCTTACTATGGAGCAGATTGGGGTATAGGATGGTGGACAGCTGTAGTGATTATGTTGATAATTGGCATAGTAACTCCAGTTTTTTACCTCCTGTATTATGAAGTTCTAGTGAAAGCAGATGTCAGTCACCATTCTACAATGGAATCTTCCCATTTGTTTGTCACAGCAGCATCACATCagaaacaaatagaaaatgGGATAAATCCACTAAATGTTATAAATGTTGATAATCGAGGAGACCTTCAGCCTTAA